A region of Rhizobium grahamii DNA encodes the following proteins:
- the eno gene encoding phosphopyruvate hydratase gives MTAITDIIAREILDSRGNPTVEVDVYLEDGSMGRAAVPSGASTGAHEAVEVRDGGKRYLGKGVEKAVEAANTEIFDAIGGIDAENQIQIDNIMIELDGTPNKSRLGANAILGVSLAVAKAAAQAAGLPLYRYVGGASAHLLPVPMMNIINGGAHADNPIDFQEFMILPVGADSIREAVRMGSEVFHVLKKELSAQGHNTNVGDEGGFAPGLKSAPEALDFIMKSIEKAGYKPGEDIHLGLDCASTEFFKDGKYVLEGEGRTLEPGAMAEYLAQLAAQYPIISIEDGMAEDDWDGWKALTDLAGKKVQLVGDDLFVTNSARLRDGIKMGVANSILIKVNQIGSLTETLDAVNTAHKAAYTAVMSHRSGETEDSTIADLAVATNCGQIKTGSLSRSDRLAKYNQLIRIEEGLGPQAQYAGRSILRG, from the coding sequence ATGACCGCAATTACCGACATTATCGCCCGCGAGATTCTCGACAGCCGTGGCAACCCCACGGTTGAAGTCGATGTCTATCTGGAAGATGGCAGCATGGGCCGTGCGGCTGTTCCGTCGGGCGCGTCGACCGGCGCGCACGAAGCCGTCGAAGTTCGCGATGGTGGCAAGCGCTACCTCGGCAAGGGTGTCGAAAAGGCCGTCGAAGCCGCCAACACGGAAATCTTCGACGCCATCGGCGGCATCGATGCCGAAAACCAGATCCAGATCGACAACATCATGATCGAGCTGGACGGCACGCCGAACAAGTCGCGCCTCGGTGCCAACGCCATCCTCGGCGTATCGCTTGCTGTTGCCAAGGCTGCTGCTCAGGCTGCCGGCCTGCCGCTCTACCGCTACGTCGGTGGCGCTTCGGCTCACCTGCTGCCGGTTCCGATGATGAACATCATCAACGGCGGCGCGCATGCGGATAACCCGATCGACTTCCAGGAATTCATGATCCTTCCGGTTGGCGCTGATTCCATCCGCGAAGCCGTGCGCATGGGCTCGGAAGTCTTCCACGTCCTCAAGAAGGAACTGTCGGCTCAGGGCCACAACACCAACGTCGGCGACGAAGGCGGTTTCGCACCAGGCCTGAAGAGCGCGCCTGAAGCCCTCGACTTCATCATGAAGTCGATCGAGAAAGCCGGCTACAAGCCTGGCGAAGACATCCACCTCGGCCTCGATTGCGCCTCGACGGAATTCTTCAAGGACGGCAAGTACGTCCTCGAAGGCGAAGGCCGCACCCTGGAGCCGGGCGCAATGGCTGAATACCTTGCCCAGCTCGCCGCCCAGTACCCGATCATCTCGATCGAAGACGGCATGGCTGAAGACGACTGGGATGGCTGGAAGGCGCTGACCGATCTGGCCGGCAAGAAGGTTCAGCTGGTCGGCGACGACCTGTTCGTTACCAACTCGGCGCGCCTGCGCGACGGCATCAAGATGGGCGTTGCCAACTCCATCCTCATCAAGGTCAACCAGATCGGCTCGCTGACGGAAACGCTTGATGCCGTCAACACCGCGCACAAGGCAGCCTACACCGCCGTCATGTCGCACCGTTCGGGCGAAACCGAAGATTCGACGATCGCTGATCTCGCGGTTGCGACCAACTGCGGTCAGATCAAGACCGGCTCGCTGTCGCGCTCCGACCGTCTTGCCAAGTACAACCAGCTGATCCGTATCGAAGAAGGCCTCGGCCCGCAGGCGCAGTACGCTGGCCGTTCGATCCTTCGCGGCTAA